A genomic region of bacterium contains the following coding sequences:
- the lon gene encoding endopeptidase La, with protein MANINTKDDFIPVVIMRDIVVYPQMMAPIFISRKMSAIAVENAILTEEHHLILLAQKDYATENPEIKDLYQVGVLIKAVQLLKFPDGTIKALADGIERVKIIEIVKENDFYKSRYEVLEELKVEDESTKSLISLTIDKFKEYIKKTTKINIESFITLSEIKESGKLADIIATYLSIELPEKQKILETLNTRERLEEVSKILSKEIELLSIEEAIQEKVKFKLGKTQKEFLLREKLRAIKEELGSEEGLDEAEELREKIETAKIPQKVKEQLLKEIRKLGKIAFYSAETSVIRTYVDTVVELPWSKNSKDMLDIKRAQKILDEDHYGLKDAKERILEFLAVKKLSKEPQATIICLVGPPGVGKTSLAKSISRSLNKKFAQVSLGGINDESEIRGHRRTYIGAMPGRIIRAIQNAGTKNPVILLDEIEKMLPSHMGDPTAAMLEVLDPSQNSHFTDHYIDLEFDLSEVFFIATANSVETLYKPLRDRLEIIYLPGYTEEEKVNIAQKYLIPRQFKTNGIKEDQLEINETALREIINKYTRESGVREIERNIAKACRKVAVEIVKNPHIHIVLTSENITDYLGVYKYARQETEKEPQIGLVHGLAWTEVGGELLEIEASVMPGNGKLSLTGRLGEIMKESAQTAFSYTRSNYEKLKLPPNLQEKYDIHIHAPDGATSKEGPSAGIALTLAMISAFTKRPVRSDIAMTGEITLRGRILQIGGLKEKCIAALRSGINNVIIPKANEKELEEFPDYLKGKINFKIVENFDEVLEYALSDTPEPLSHNGKGDKNAKKLKEFKF; from the coding sequence ATGGCAAATATTAATACTAAAGACGATTTTATTCCTGTGGTTATAATGAGAGATATTGTTGTATATCCTCAAATGATGGCACCAATCTTTATATCAAGAAAAATGTCTGCTATAGCTGTCGAAAATGCTATATTAACTGAAGAACATCACTTGATTTTGTTGGCTCAAAAGGACTACGCAACAGAAAATCCTGAAATAAAGGATTTATATCAGGTAGGAGTGCTTATTAAAGCGGTACAGCTTCTAAAATTTCCTGATGGCACTATAAAAGCTCTTGCTGACGGCATTGAAAGGGTAAAGATTATTGAAATAGTAAAAGAAAATGATTTTTATAAATCCAGATACGAAGTTTTGGAAGAATTAAAAGTTGAAGATGAATCAACAAAATCGTTAATAAGCCTTACAATAGACAAATTCAAAGAGTATATAAAGAAAACAACAAAAATTAATATCGAAAGCTTTATCACCCTTTCAGAAATCAAAGAATCAGGCAAACTTGCCGACATAATAGCCACTTATCTTTCTATAGAATTACCGGAAAAACAAAAAATACTTGAAACATTAAACACGCGTGAACGGCTTGAAGAAGTTAGTAAAATTCTTTCAAAAGAAATAGAATTGCTTAGTATAGAAGAAGCTATTCAGGAAAAAGTCAAGTTTAAGCTGGGAAAAACCCAGAAAGAATTTCTTTTAAGAGAAAAATTACGCGCCATTAAAGAGGAATTGGGGTCGGAAGAGGGACTGGATGAAGCTGAAGAACTCAGGGAAAAAATAGAAACAGCAAAAATTCCGCAAAAAGTAAAAGAACAGCTTTTAAAAGAAATAAGAAAGCTTGGAAAAATAGCTTTTTATTCGGCAGAAACTTCTGTTATAAGAACTTATGTTGATACGGTGGTGGAATTACCATGGTCTAAAAACTCAAAAGATATGCTGGACATAAAAAGGGCTCAAAAAATACTTGATGAAGACCATTACGGGCTTAAAGATGCCAAAGAAAGAATTCTTGAATTTTTAGCGGTAAAAAAACTTTCAAAAGAACCTCAAGCCACCATAATATGTCTTGTAGGACCGCCGGGAGTAGGGAAAACTTCTCTCGCTAAGTCGATATCAAGGAGCCTGAACAAAAAATTTGCACAGGTCAGCCTTGGCGGGATTAATGACGAATCAGAAATAAGAGGGCATCGAAGGACTTATATAGGCGCCATGCCGGGACGAATAATAAGAGCTATCCAGAATGCAGGTACAAAAAATCCTGTAATCTTACTTGATGAAATAGAAAAGATGCTTCCAAGCCACATGGGAGACCCTACGGCAGCAATGCTGGAAGTCCTTGACCCTTCTCAAAATTCTCACTTTACCGATCATTATATTGATTTAGAGTTTGATTTGTCGGAAGTTTTTTTTATTGCTACGGCAAATTCCGTTGAAACACTTTATAAACCTTTGAGAGACAGGCTTGAAATTATATATCTGCCGGGCTATACAGAAGAAGAAAAAGTTAATATAGCTCAAAAATATTTAATCCCAAGACAATTTAAAACAAACGGAATAAAAGAAGACCAACTGGAAATAAATGAGACAGCTTTAAGAGAAATTATAAACAAATACACCAGAGAATCGGGTGTAAGGGAGATTGAAAGAAATATAGCCAAAGCATGCCGTAAAGTTGCCGTTGAAATTGTAAAAAATCCTCATATTCATATTGTTTTGACCTCGGAAAATATTACAGATTATCTGGGAGTATATAAATATGCCAGACAGGAAACCGAAAAAGAGCCTCAAATAGGACTTGTTCACGGTCTTGCCTGGACAGAAGTCGGCGGAGAACTTCTTGAAATCGAAGCAAGTGTAATGCCGGGGAATGGAAAACTGAGTTTAACCGGCAGGCTTGGAGAAATAATGAAGGAATCTGCGCAAACAGCCTTTAGTTATACTCGGAGTAATTACGAAAAGCTCAAATTACCTCCAAATCTTCAGGAAAAATATGATATACATATACACGCCCCCGATGGAGCAACTTCCAAAGAAGGGCCAAGCGCCGGTATTGCTCTCACTCTTGCAATGATTAGTGCTTTTACAAAACGTCCTGTCAGATCAGACATTGCTATGACAGGAGAAATTACTCTTAGAGGCCGGATTTTGCAAATTGGAGGGCTTAAAGAAAAATGCATCGCCGCATTAAGAAGCGGAATCAATAATGTAATCATTCCCAAAGCCAATGAAAAAGAGTTGGAAGAATTTCCCGATTATTTAAAAGGAAAAATAAATTTTAAAATTGTGGAAAATTTTGATGAAGTGCTGGAATATGCACTTTCTGATACGCCAGAACCACTTTCTCACAACGGAAAAGGTGATAAAAATGCAAAAAAATTAAAAGAGTTTAAATTTTAA